A part of Lentisphaera araneosa HTCC2155 genomic DNA contains:
- a CDS encoding DNA polymerase III subunit beta, giving the protein MKFTIERDRLNNAVKKAGSVISARPTVSIMGHFLLDVQANHLVITATGLDQTITLTLEANIEQEGKATVSAKILSQLVQRLPNGDVSVSLDERGMVNVVCARNAFSLQSLDPLQFPIEGREESRREFMISTSQLCGNIANVLTRFLLKKQKHQ; this is encoded by the coding sequence ATGAAGTTCACTATTGAAAGAGATCGTTTAAACAACGCTGTTAAAAAAGCAGGTAGCGTTATTTCTGCCCGTCCAACTGTGTCTATTATGGGCCACTTCCTTTTGGATGTTCAAGCTAACCATTTAGTGATTACAGCGACTGGCCTCGACCAGACGATCACGCTGACTTTGGAAGCGAATATTGAGCAAGAAGGTAAAGCGACTGTTTCGGCAAAAATTCTTTCTCAGCTTGTACAGCGTTTGCCAAATGGTGACGTATCAGTGAGTTTGGATGAGCGTGGTATGGTGAATGTCGTTTGCGCTCGAAATGCTTTTAGTCTCCAAAGTTTAGATCCTTTACAGTTTCCGATTGAAGGTCGCGAAGAAAGTCGTCGTGAATTTATGATCAGTACTTCACAGCTTTGTGGTAATATTGCAAATGTTCTTACGCGGTTTCTACTGAAGAAGCAAAAGCACCAATGA
- a CDS encoding nicotinamide-nucleotide amidohydrolase family protein, with protein sequence MKTHAIFTGSELLSGQTLNSNILSLGRKWTEMGWKLESSSIIPDDPQLIKKALTLSLENHELTIICGGLGATSDDITRRSVAEALKLKINYSEKIRAELEEFMAKRQRIPQEQWLKNQSEHIESAKLLDNRTGLAHGQLIKYGSKLIALLPGPPSEFTPMLEQELVPLINSKRSFTQLNYIIAGETESSVERRCAEIKSEFPQVDYGFCAQPGIVKLSLRLPQNIDAKKITKLCEKSFPIEILSTPSLPEEILQLARQRNWTFASAESCTGGLVSSALTAIPGSSDVLAGAIVSYSCDWKNKYLKVKKSILNKFGAVSEECAHAMAEGLREKFKVECGVAITGIAGPGGGSDEKPVGLVYIASFIPNDILVEKCLFRGDRNLVRQHSVSHALNQLRLQINSHKFTR encoded by the coding sequence TTGAAAACTCACGCCATTTTTACCGGCAGCGAATTGCTCTCAGGGCAAACGCTCAATTCAAACATCTTAAGTCTCGGCAGAAAATGGACTGAAATGGGTTGGAAACTCGAATCCAGCAGCATCATCCCAGACGACCCGCAACTTATTAAAAAGGCTCTTACACTCTCATTAGAGAACCATGAATTAACCATTATATGCGGTGGACTTGGCGCAACTAGCGATGACATCACCCGGCGCTCTGTAGCAGAAGCCCTGAAACTCAAAATCAATTATTCCGAAAAAATCCGAGCTGAACTCGAAGAGTTTATGGCCAAGCGCCAAAGAATACCACAGGAACAATGGCTCAAAAACCAGTCCGAACATATTGAATCTGCCAAACTCCTCGACAATCGCACCGGCTTAGCTCATGGCCAACTCATAAAATATGGATCAAAACTCATTGCACTGCTCCCTGGCCCCCCGTCGGAATTCACTCCGATGCTGGAACAAGAATTAGTCCCACTCATTAACAGCAAAAGAAGTTTCACTCAACTCAATTACATCATTGCCGGTGAAACTGAATCTTCAGTCGAACGTCGTTGTGCAGAAATCAAAAGCGAATTCCCACAAGTTGACTACGGCTTTTGTGCCCAACCAGGTATTGTAAAACTTTCTTTGCGACTTCCGCAAAACATCGACGCAAAAAAAATTACAAAGCTTTGTGAGAAAAGTTTCCCCATCGAAATACTTTCGACTCCAAGCCTGCCCGAAGAAATACTTCAGCTTGCTCGCCAAAGAAACTGGACTTTCGCCTCCGCTGAGTCATGCACAGGTGGCCTCGTCAGTTCTGCCTTAACTGCCATACCCGGAAGTTCAGATGTTTTAGCAGGCGCAATTGTTTCTTATTCCTGCGACTGGAAAAACAAATACCTAAAAGTCAAGAAAAGCATCCTTAATAAATTTGGTGCTGTCAGCGAAGAGTGCGCCCACGCCATGGCCGAAGGCTTACGCGAAAAGTTTAAAGTCGAATGCGGAGTTGCCATCACTGGCATTGCGGGTCCCGGAGGCGGAAGCGATGAAAAACCAGTCGGACTTGTTTACATAGCTAGCTTCATACCAAACGACATACTTGTGGAAAAATGCTTATTTCGCGGAGACCGCAATCTTGTACGTCAACACAGCGTAAGTCACGCACTCAATCAATTAAGGCTACAAATTAATAGCCATAAATTTACTAGATAA